One window from the genome of Grus americana isolate bGruAme1 chromosome 14, bGruAme1.mat, whole genome shotgun sequence encodes:
- the PRR7 gene encoding proline-rich protein 7 — translation MVMSQGTYTFLTCFAGFWLIWGLIVLLCCFCSYLRRRVKRQQEERLREQSLRALELEPLHYEGYGGSPPGIAIPHRLRLEPHHHHPHHIPPPRPWSCRHESDLSKPPCYEEALLMAEPPPPYSEVLMDTRGLYRKINAPFLSHERLEKQEQPPSYKPLFLDAGYGSALHLPRSASPGPACPDLYLQAECSPRMFPSWTDSELSSRDTYEPGPWHLPVSMPLFGRTTAV, via the exons ATGGTGATGTCCCAGGGCACCTACACCTTCCTCACTTGCTTCGCGGGCTTCTGGCTCATCTGGGGGCTCATcgtgctgctgtgctgcttctgcagctacCTGCGGCGGCGGGTGAagcggcagcaggaggagcgGCTGCGGGAGCAGAGCTTGCGCGCGCTGGAGCTGGAGCCGCTGCACTACGAGGGTTATGGGGGCAGTCCCCCTGGCATTGCCATTCCCCACCGCCTCCGCCTTGAGCCCCACCATCATCACCCCCACCACATcccacccccccggccctggagctgccggcacG AGTCTGACCTGTCGAAGCCGCCGTGCTATGAGGAGGCGCTGCTGATGGCGGAGCCCCCTCCGCCGTACAGCGAGGTGCTGATGGACACGCGGGGGCTGTACCGCAAAATCAACGCCCCCTTCCTGAGCCACGAGCGGCTGGagaagcaggagcagcccccCAGCTACAAACCCCTTTTCCTGGACGCCGGCTACGGTTCGGCGTTGCACCTGCCCCGCTCAgccagccccggccctgcctgcccgGACCTCTACCTGCAGGCAGAGTGCTCCCCCCGCATGTTTCCCAGCTGGACGGACTCAGAGCTCAGCAGCAGGGACACCTACGAGCCAGGACCCTGGCACCTCCCGGTCTCCATGCCCCTCTTCGGCAGGACTACCGCTGTCTAA